The following proteins come from a genomic window of Mycolicibacterium rufum:
- a CDS encoding ornithine carbamoyltransferase, whose amino-acid sequence MAFNNRNRSLLSLVHHSERDLHYLLDLSRDLKRAKYTGLSRPSLTGKNIALIFEKTSTRTRCAFEVAAYDEGAHVTYIDPASSQIGHKESMKDTARVLGRMYDAIEYRGAGQATVEELAEYAGVPVFNGLTDEFHPTQMLADVLTMTEHCPKPLTDISFAFVGDGRNNVANSLLLIGAKLGMDVRIGAPQELMPHADHVSLCEGFAAASGASLTLTDDPVKAVSGVDFIYTDVWVSMGEPLDTWGRRIELLLPFQVNSALMAAAGNPRVKFMHCLPAFHNGETTLGAQIAEQYPNLRNGIEVTEEVFESPANIAFEQAENRMHTIKAVLVSALT is encoded by the coding sequence GTGGCGTTCAACAACCGAAACCGGAGTCTGCTCAGCCTCGTTCACCACAGCGAGCGCGACCTGCACTATCTGCTCGACCTCTCACGTGACCTCAAACGCGCGAAATACACGGGGCTGTCGCGACCCAGCCTGACCGGCAAGAACATCGCATTGATCTTCGAGAAGACCTCGACGCGCACCCGCTGCGCGTTCGAGGTGGCCGCCTACGACGAGGGCGCTCACGTCACTTACATCGACCCGGCCTCGTCGCAGATCGGCCACAAGGAGTCGATGAAGGACACCGCGCGGGTGCTGGGCCGCATGTACGACGCGATCGAGTACCGCGGCGCCGGCCAGGCGACGGTCGAGGAACTCGCCGAGTACGCCGGGGTGCCGGTGTTCAACGGACTGACCGACGAGTTCCACCCCACCCAGATGCTCGCCGACGTGCTGACCATGACCGAGCACTGCCCGAAGCCGTTGACCGACATCTCCTTCGCCTTCGTCGGCGACGGCCGCAACAACGTCGCCAACTCGCTGCTGCTGATCGGCGCGAAGCTGGGCATGGACGTGCGCATCGGTGCGCCGCAGGAGCTGATGCCGCATGCCGACCACGTATCGCTGTGCGAGGGATTCGCCGCCGCCTCCGGAGCGTCGCTGACCCTCACCGACGATCCGGTCAAGGCGGTCAGCGGCGTCGACTTCATCTACACCGACGTCTGGGTGTCGATGGGCGAACCGCTCGACACGTGGGGCCGGCGCATCGAGTTGCTGCTGCCCTTCCAGGTCAACAGCGCCCTGATGGCCGCCGCGGGCAATCCGCGGGTGAAGTTCATGCACTGCCTGCCGGCGTTTCACAACGGGGAGACGACGCTCGGCGCCCAGATCGCCGAGCAGTACCCGAACCTGCGCAACGGTATCGAGGTCACCGAGGAGGTGTTCGAGAGTCCGGCGAACATTGCGTTCGAGCAGGCCGAGAACCGGATGCACACCATCAAAGCGGTTCTCGTCTCGGCGCTGACGTGA
- the arcC gene encoding carbamate kinase, with product MRIVIALGGNALLRRGQPMTAENQRENIAAAAERIADVAAGNEIVVAHGNGPQVGLLALQAAAYREVDPYPLDVLGAQTEAMIGYVIEQELGNVLPPDQPLATVLTMIEVDPADPAFAHPTKPIGPVYDRATAERLAAAGGWTIAPDGDMFRRVVASPKPRRIFEIGPIRTLVEHGTMVICAGGGGIPTMYGADGALHGVEAVIDKDLASALLAEQLDADLLVIATDVDGVYTGWGTPEQTRLDRVTPGELDGMDFATGSMGPKVDAACGFARATGRDAVIGALTDIVGIVKGHAGTRVTTG from the coding sequence ATGCGCATCGTGATCGCCCTGGGCGGCAACGCGCTGCTGCGCCGCGGGCAGCCGATGACCGCGGAGAACCAGCGGGAGAACATCGCCGCCGCCGCCGAACGGATCGCGGACGTCGCGGCGGGCAACGAGATCGTCGTCGCCCACGGCAACGGACCGCAGGTCGGCCTGCTGGCTCTGCAGGCCGCCGCCTACCGCGAGGTCGACCCCTATCCGCTCGATGTGCTGGGCGCCCAGACCGAGGCGATGATCGGCTACGTCATCGAGCAGGAATTGGGCAACGTGCTGCCGCCCGACCAGCCGCTGGCGACCGTGCTCACGATGATCGAGGTGGACCCGGCCGACCCTGCCTTCGCCCACCCCACCAAACCCATCGGGCCGGTCTACGACCGCGCCACGGCCGAGCGGCTGGCCGCCGCCGGCGGATGGACCATCGCGCCCGACGGGGACATGTTCCGGCGGGTGGTGGCCAGCCCGAAACCGCGGCGCATCTTCGAGATCGGGCCGATCCGCACGCTCGTCGAACACGGGACGATGGTGATCTGCGCCGGCGGCGGAGGCATCCCGACCATGTACGGCGCCGACGGCGCCCTGCACGGGGTGGAGGCCGTCATCGACAAGGATCTCGCGTCGGCGCTGCTCGCCGAGCAGCTCGACGCCGACCTGCTCGTCATCGCCACCGACGTCGACGGCGTCTACACCGGCTGGGGGACACCCGAGCAGACGCGGCTGGACCGGGTGACCCCCGGCGAGCTCGACGGCATGGATTTCGCGACCGGGTCGATGGGACCCAAGGTCGACGCCGCGTGCGGCTTCGCCCGGGCCACCGGCCGCGACGCGGTGATCGGGGCGCTGACCGACATCGTCGGAATCGTCAAGGGCCACGCGGGAACCCGGGTCACAACGGGCTGA